The window CGGAGAGAATAAGGGGATGTTTAGAGTAGAAATCAAATGTGATGACACTGGTCAGCATCTATGTTAATAAGAGCGATCGCGTTTACCTTCCATCTCACTTCAGCGTTGGGCTTCGTTTCAGGTTTATCTGTCACCGATAAGTTTAGCTGTTAGCGTTCCAAGGATGCGATCGCTCCTCTTCAGCTAGCTGTAGCGATAATATTGGAAGAACTCGAAGATGAAATCCAGTAGGATACTGTTGATTATGTTGCGAGAGAAGCTTAAGCAAGAACTAGACAAGCTAAACGAAGATCAACTCAAGAAGATTGCTGATTTCATCGCCTTCATTGAGTTTCAGGCAAAACAGGCTGAATTATCTGCTCCTTTTTGGCAGAGGGCAACACCAACGGAACGGGTTAAAGATTTCCGCGAGTGGGTTTCTCAGCTTCCCAGAACCAGTCAAAGCCTCCCTGATGAAGCCCTCAGCCGTGACAGTATTTACGAAGAATGACGAAGTACCTGCTTGATACTAATGTTGTCTTGCGTTTCTGCAACCCTTCTGATGTCCAACATAGCCTTGCAACGGATGCAATATCTTGTTTACTTACACAAGAAGACGAATGTTTTCTGACAGCCCAAGTGCTTGTTGAGCTTTGGGTTGTTGCTACCCGACCCGTTGAAGTCAATGGTTTGGGCTGGGCTGTAGAACAAACGAGAAATACAATAGATCAACTTCTCAATCGCTTTCCATTGTTAGAGGAATCGTCGCAGATTTTTCCCAATTGGTTGGATTTGGTAACGGTTAATAGAGTGATGGGTAAGCGTACTCATGATATTCGTATTGTGGCAGTTATGCTTACACATGGGATTACACATCTTCTGACCTTCAACCCAAGCGATTTTGTAGCTACATCAGGCATTACAGTTGTTCGCCCTCAGGAATTAGTAGCCCCTCAAACCCATGAGTCGTAGCTCAAACCAGATTGCTTTCAAGCCAACGTCGCCAGCGTTCGCGAAGCGTCTCGTAGAGAAACTGATCGCACCTACCTTCCATCTCACTTCAAGCATTGGGCTTCGTTTCGAGTTATCACCTCACCGATGAGTTTAGCGGTTAGCGTTTCAAGGGGAGCGATCGCTGCATACTGCTATGATGCGTCGTAGACGACTACTTACGTTTGAGCTTTATGTATCAGTGGGAATATAGGACTGTCAAATTCTATGCTCAAGGGTCATTAGATGCAGGACGAATCAATGAGATAGAACTGGAGGATATATTGAATGAATTGGGAGCTAGAGGTTGGGAACTGGTCACAATCCTCCCTGGTACACGGGCTAATGGTGAATTGTTTGACTTTGTGGCAGTACTCAAACGTGAAGTAAATTCCTAGCCATTGCCTATTGCTGTAGGTGGCCTTGATACTAGTGACGCCAATATCTACGTCCGATTTGCATCTATACCAATAAGAGCGACCGCGCTTACCTTCCATCTCACTTCAAGCGTTGGGCTTCGTTTCGAGTTATCACCTCACCGATGAGTTTAGCTGTTAGCGTTCCAAAGGGAGCGATCGCACCACTTCAGAATGGAACAAATTTAGGCTAATAGAGAGGGTGTAGTTGTCAGGTATCGGAGGAGCGATCGCTAGGCTTGAAGATGTTATATAAGAATTTATACTTAGAAAAAAGAGCTTTGTTAGTAGATAGCTACAAGTGCTAGACTTTGTTGACATCCAGAGAGGATTAGCTGTGGCTTCCATCACTGTTGAAATTCCAGACGCTCAATTACAGAAGTTGCAACAATTAGCGCAGGAAAACGGAATCTCTCTTGAAGATTTGCTACGTGCAAGTATTGAAGACTGGCTCAGTTATCCAAAGAGCGAATTTGTCCAAGCATCCAGCTATGTGTTGAAGAAAAATGCCCAATTGTATCGACGTTTGGCATGATACGTTACCTGGCACTAGAACAATCATCGTCATGCTAGATTGATGAAGTAAGTCCTACACGGTGTTTCAGGCTATGAGCTTCAGTGATGTAGTCGAGGCAATCAAAAGCCTCTCCACAGAGGAGAAGCAAGAAATTCAATTGCTACTGAGGCAGTATCTGCGAGAAGAGCGCCGTGAGGAAATATATGAAAACTTTCAGACAGCACGAGTAGAGGAGCAAAATGGGGAACTGAAGTTCTCCTCCGATATTAATAAGCTGAGACAGTTAATAGAGGAGTGATGGTAGAAGTCAGTTTTAGTTCCTCATTCCGTCGTGCTTTCAAAAAGCGAATCAAAGGAAATTCAGATTTAGAAGCAAAATTTTGGGAAAAAGTAGAGCAATTTACTATAGATCCATTCGATCAAAGCTTGAAAACTCATAAATTGTCAGGCAAGCTCAAGGAGCTATGGAGTTTTAGCGTGGAATACAACGAGCGGGTGTTATTTTACTTCACTGAGGATGGGAATGCCGTATTTGTAGATATTGGTAGCCACGACGAGGTGTATTAAGAAACACAATTGCCTATGGATTTACTCGAAGCTGATCGCGCCTACCTTCCATCTCACTTCAAGCGTTGGGCTTCGTTTCGGGGTTATCACCTCACCGATGAGTTTAGCTGTTAGCGTTCCAAGGAGAGCGATCGCAAGGGTTGAAAGCTCTACTTATCCAGTGAGCAGGATGCACTCGCTACATTGTAAAGTCACACACCACTGCCCAGTTCCATTCAAGCAAGAGGTTAAAGATGCGAAAACTGAAATATTATGTCGCCGTTTCTGTGGATAACTTTATTGCTCACGAAGACGGCTCATGGGGTGGATTTCTTCCGGAAGGGGAACACGTAGTTGATTATCTCGAATCTTTGAAAACGTGGTTTGATGTTGTTTTGATGGGACGTAAGACATACGAGGTAGGGTTAAAGGTCGGTGTGACTAATCCTTATCCACACTTGAAGCAGTATGTTTTCTCTCGCACGATGAAAGAAAGCCCAGATGAAAATGTTGAACTCGTCTGTGAGAATATTGTTGAATTAGTCACAGAATTGAAGAATCAAACGGGTAAGGATATCTACCTCTGCGGCGGCGCTGATTTAGCCACAACGCTTTTTGCCGAAAACTTGATTGATGAGATAATCCTGAAGTTGAATCCAGTACTGCTTGGGTCGGGCATTCCACTTTTTAAAGGAGTCATCAAGCAGACTGCTCTGGAACTCACCGACAGCAAGATTTACAAAAACGGTGTCCTGTTGCTTTTTTATCGTGTGAAAACAATGGAACAAATCTAAGCTAATCGTGAGGGCGTACTTGCCAGGTGTCGGAGGAGCGATTGCCTACGGCTTTACTCGAAGCTGATCGCGCCTACCTTCCATCTCACTTCAAGCGTTGGGCTTCGTTTCCGAGTTATCATCTCACGGATGAGTTTAGCTGTTAGCGTTCCAAAGGGAGCGATCGCACCACTTCAGAATGGAACAAATTTAGGCTAATAGAGAGGGTGTAGTTGTCAGGTATCGGAGGAGCGATCGCTAGGCTTGAAGATGTTATATAAGAATTTATACTTAGAAAAAAGAGCTTTGTTATATGAAAACTTTCAGACAGCACGAGTAGAGGAGCAAAATGGGGAACTGAACTGCTTTCATCAGAGTAGCTGATGATACCGTTAGCTATAGTTGTAAGTGATCTGCCTGAGTTGGAGAAGATAGGGGATGACCAGAACCAACAAAGAGCTATGAATATTTTTGAGGTTATCCAAGTTGGAAGTATAGACAAACTTCAAGAGCTAGTTAAAGCCGGAACCGATGTAAAGGTTTCAGACAATAGTGGCGTTACAACCTTGATGAAGGCTGCTGCATCTCGCAGTCCAGACTGCAACATTGTGCAGACTCTCATCGCACTTGGAGTCGATGTTAATGCCAACGATGAGAATGGTAAAACGGCTCTGATGTATGCCTCTGAGCGAGGCAGTATTCAAGTAGTCCAAGTTTTGCTGGCTGCTGGGGCGGATGTCAATGCCAAAGCGGAAAAAGTAGCAATCGGATGGAACAGAACAGCCCTAATGTATGCAGCATGGCTGGATCATGCTGATACTGTAAGGGCTTTAATTGAATCTGGGGCAGATGTAAATGTCAAAAACAGTGACGGGGATACAGCTCTTTTAGGGGCTGTAAAGGAAGGCTATATCGAGATTGTGCGTATCTTAATTGATGCCGGAGCAGACATTAATGCTAGAAACTGTAATGACGACACAGCTCTCTCATTGGCAGTAAGCGAGGATTTCCCTGTAATCATTGAGATGCTTTGCAAAGAAGCGGGAATGAGTAGAGAGTGTTGAGTGCGATCGCTCATCACCATAGGTTAACTTGACGTGAGGAAACCCAAGATCAACTTTTGCCCAGCATCTATGCCAATGTACGATCTCGCCTATCTTCCCATCTCACCTCAATAGTCGAGCTTTGTTTCCGAGTTATCATCTCACCGATGAGTTTAGCTGTTAGCGTTCCAAGGATGCGAAGTGTACTTTTTCGCGATCGCTCCACTTTAGTATTCAGCGAACCACTTGAGGGGTTACAAACATGGCAGATAAGAAAACTTACCTTTTGCGGCATCAGCAAATTGCTGACAGTATGCAAACGTTCTCGCACCCCTGGAATCCAAAATCCGAAATCTCAGGGACACAAATGGGGCGCTTGCTCGGACTAAAGCGCACCGGAGTCAACTTTGTCAAAGTCCCTCCAGGTAAGGAATCGTTTGTCTATCATTCGCACTACCGCGAGGAAGAATGGATTTACATCCTATCGGGCTGCGGAATTGCGGAAATTGATGGGGAAGAATTTGAGGTTAGTCCCGGAGACTTCATGGCATTCCCGACTCCTTCGGTAGCTCATCATCTGAGGAATGCAGGCGACGAAGACTTAGTTTACCTAGCAGGAGGAGAAAACCTCGATATAGAAATTGCCGATTTCCCGCGCCTTAGAAAACGCATGTTTCGCCGTGAGGATGCTATTGAAATCTTTGACCTGTCAGATGCTAAACCGTTTGGAGCATTAGACAGCTAATACCGACTATGGCTAACCTCCGGATTTGTCAGGCTATCCGGGTTTGAACCCCGTCGCCTGACAAGTTAAACCTAATCCGAACTAGGTTAATCAACCACTGATGAGTTGTGTACTCGAAACAATACGACTACAGCTTCGTTCTTGCCAGATAGAGGATGTTCAAATTGTCCACATGCTCTGGATAAATGATTGCATTCGCTATTTCCTCTTCGACAACCGAGTAATTTCGTTGGACGAAGCACAATCCTTCGTTGAGGACAGCCTTGCAAACTTTGAACAGCATGGGTATGGAATCTGGCTAGTTTTTGAGCGCGGCAATGACAGTCTCGTCGGTTTTGCTGGCTTCTTGCCTTCACAACAAGGGACTCCCAGTTTAATTTACGGAAT of the Allocoleopsis franciscana PCC 7113 genome contains:
- a CDS encoding type II toxin-antitoxin system RelE/ParE family toxin — its product is MVEVSFSSSFRRAFKKRIKGNSDLEAKFWEKVEQFTIDPFDQSLKTHKLSGKLKELWSFSVEYNERVLFYFTEDGNAVFVDIGSHDEVY
- a CDS encoding cupin domain-containing protein gives rise to the protein MADKKTYLLRHQQIADSMQTFSHPWNPKSEISGTQMGRLLGLKRTGVNFVKVPPGKESFVYHSHYREEEWIYILSGCGIAEIDGEEFEVSPGDFMAFPTPSVAHHLRNAGDEDLVYLAGGENLDIEIADFPRLRKRMFRREDAIEIFDLSDAKPFGALDS
- a CDS encoding ankyrin repeat domain-containing protein; amino-acid sequence: MNIFEVIQVGSIDKLQELVKAGTDVKVSDNSGVTTLMKAAASRSPDCNIVQTLIALGVDVNANDENGKTALMYASERGSIQVVQVLLAAGADVNAKAEKVAIGWNRTALMYAAWLDHADTVRALIESGADVNVKNSDGDTALLGAVKEGYIEIVRILIDAGADINARNCNDDTALSLAVSEDFPVIIEMLCKEAGMSREC
- a CDS encoding type II toxin-antitoxin system VapC family toxin produces the protein MTKYLLDTNVVLRFCNPSDVQHSLATDAISCLLTQEDECFLTAQVLVELWVVATRPVEVNGLGWAVEQTRNTIDQLLNRFPLLEESSQIFPNWLDLVTVNRVMGKRTHDIRIVAVMLTHGITHLLTFNPSDFVATSGITVVRPQELVAPQTHES
- a CDS encoding DUF4177 domain-containing protein — its product is MYQWEYRTVKFYAQGSLDAGRINEIELEDILNELGARGWELVTILPGTRANGELFDFVAVLKREVNS
- a CDS encoding ribbon-helix-helix protein, CopG family, translating into MASITVEIPDAQLQKLQQLAQENGISLEDLLRASIEDWLSYPKSEFVQASSYVLKKNAQLYRRLA
- a CDS encoding GNAT family N-acetyltransferase, encoding MSCVLETIRLQLRSCQIEDVQIVHMLWINDCIRYFLFDNRVISLDEAQSFVEDSLANFEQHGYGIWLVFERGNDSLVGFAGFLPSQQGTPSLIYGIHPDRWGCGYATEAASAVLNYALENLALSKVRADVDEPNVASVRVLEKLRMRRIGDAIVNGHPLIYFERSRSEESINS
- a CDS encoding dihydrofolate reductase family protein; the encoded protein is MRKLKYYVAVSVDNFIAHEDGSWGGFLPEGEHVVDYLESLKTWFDVVLMGRKTYEVGLKVGVTNPYPHLKQYVFSRTMKESPDENVELVCENIVELVTELKNQTGKDIYLCGGADLATTLFAENLIDEIILKLNPVLLGSGIPLFKGVIKQTALELTDSKIYKNGVLLLFYRVKTMEQI